In Carassius carassius chromosome 19, fCarCar2.1, whole genome shotgun sequence, a single genomic region encodes these proteins:
- the LOC132094993 gene encoding cytoplasmic protein NCK2-like has translation MTEEVIVIAKWDYTAQQDQELDIRKNERLWLLDDSKTWWRVRNASNRTGYVPSNYVERKNSLKKTSLVKNLKDTLGLGKMKRKTSARDPSPTPSTEAEYPSNGSAGGGGVGGAERIYDLNIPALVKFSYAAEREDELNLIKGERVVVMEKCSDGWWRGSHAGRVGWFPSNYVQEEVGYTDHDSVFGDSLGGFRSLKVGQGAAMANGRPGGSGSSVLHMVQTLYPFSSVTEEELNFEKGETMEVLEKPENDPEWWRCKNSHGMVGLVPKNYVVVLSDGPIAKGLGSSHGSPHISHTVPSRTGKFAGKDWYYGNVTRHQAEGALNERGVEGDFLIRDSESSPSDFSISLKAVEKNKHFKVQLQNGVYCIGQRRFSSMDELVEHYKKAPIFTSEQGDKLYLVKPLA, from the exons ATGACAGAGGAGGTGATTGTTATAGCCAAGTGGGACTACACAGCTCAGCAAGACCAGGAACTGGACATCCGGAAGAACGAGCGCCTGTGGTTGCTGGATGATTCCAAGACCTGGTGGAGAGTCCGCAACGCATCCAACCGCACCGGCTACGTCCCCTCTAATTATGTTGAGCGCAAAAACAGTCTGAAGAAAACCTCACTAGTGAAGAACCTGAAAGACACTCTCG GCCTTGGAAAAATGAAAAGGAAGACTAGTGCTCGTGATCCATCTCCCACACCCAGCACAGAGGCAGAGTACCCGTCCAATGGCAGCGCAGGAGGAGGTGGAGTGGGCGGGGCTGAGCGGATCTATGACCTCAACATTCCCGCACTGGTGAAGTTTTCTTATGCAGCTGAGCGTGAAGATGAACTCAACCTAATAAAAGGGGAGAGGGTGGTCGTGATGGAGAAGTGCAGCGACGGCTGGTGGAGGGGTAGCCATGCCGGCCGCGTCGGTTGGTTCCCGTCCAACTACGTCCAAGAGGAGGTGGGATACACAGACCATGATAGCGTCTTTGGGGACTCGTTGGGGGGCTTCCGGTCCTTAAAAGTGGGGCAAGGTGCAGCGATGGCCAACGGCCGGCCAGGAGGCTCTGGGAGCTCCGTTCTGCATATGGTCCAGACTCTGTACCCCTTCAGCTCTGTCACAGAGGAGGAACTGAACTTTGAGAAAGGGGAGACGATGGAAGTTTTGGAAAAGCCAGAGAATGACCCAGAGTGGTGGAGGTGTAAAAACAGTCATGGCATGGTCGGTCTTGTGCCCAAGAACTATGTGGTAGTGCTCAGTGATGGTCCTATAGCGAAGGGTTTAGGGTCAAGTCACGGCTCCCCTCACATCAGTCACACAGTTCCCTCACGTACAGGCAAATTTGCTGGAAAGGATTGGTACTATGGTAATGTGACACGGCACCAAGCTGAGGGTGCACTTAATGAGAGAGGAGTGGAAGGAGACTTTCTGATACGGGACAGTGAGTCATCG cCCAGCGATTTCTCAATTTCTCTGAAGGCTGTGGAGAAGAACAAGCACTTCAAGGTGCAGCTGCAGAACGGAGTGTACTGCATCGGTCAGCGGCGTTTTAGCAGTATGGATGAGCTTGTAGAGCACTACAAGAAAGCACCCATCTTCACCAGTGAGCAAGGAGACAAACTCTATCTCGTCAAGCCCCTTGCCTGA